Proteins encoded by one window of Cellvibrio sp. KY-GH-1:
- the relA gene encoding GTP diphosphokinase produces MVKVRADHPIAADGKVDIDAWIDRLNHSHLQVETNRAELRRAAEKSLSLVDIHADDDHNWGEEFSCFRIGLEMAEILADLQLDQDALVAAILYRAVREHKITLKDVQEEFGETVGKLVKGVLRMAAISYQRNEEEKVLGSQATEQAEKIRKMLVAMVDDVRIALIKLAERTCAIRSVKNAEPDRRRQVSREVADIYAPLAHRLGIGHIKWELEDLSFRYLQPDDYKRIAKLLDERRLARQEYIDNLLNLLRGELKKADIEGTVGGRAKHIYSIWRKMQRKGIPFSQVYDIRAVRILVPSIRDCYTVLGIVHSLWRNIPHEFDDYIASPKENGYRSLHTAVWGPENKVLEIQIRTHEMHEESELGVCAHWRYKGTDTKSTQDAYEQKISWLRQVLEWHEELGGDSAQLQEDLRSVNQDRIYVFTPEGHVVDLPRTATPLDFAYKIHTDVGHRCRGAKVNNRIVPLNYQLTNADQVEILTGKLESPSRDWLNAALGYVNTPRARAKIQHWFKQQARDKNIAEGQALLDREFKRLALLDLDFEELAKKLRFNSLDDLYAAVGASDIGVGQVLNAAQKQLDEADPQQPLIPFKAKTPRPKKDSDFYIEGVGNLLTQIAHCCNPVPGDAITGYITLGKGVSIHRQDCSNILQLQTDEPQRIIKVEWGDAPQSFYSVDVVIEAYDRYGLLKDITTLLDQERINIIALQTLSDKRKNTVDMQVTVEIRSFDELSRILTKLNQLPNIASARRKH; encoded by the coding sequence ATGGTTAAAGTCAGAGCAGATCACCCCATAGCCGCTGACGGCAAGGTCGATATAGATGCCTGGATCGACCGGCTCAACCACTCCCACTTGCAGGTGGAAACCAATCGCGCCGAACTTCGTCGCGCGGCGGAAAAAAGCCTGTCGTTAGTCGATATTCATGCAGATGACGATCATAACTGGGGGGAGGAGTTTTCCTGTTTTCGGATCGGCCTGGAAATGGCTGAAATCCTCGCTGATTTGCAGTTAGACCAGGATGCATTGGTCGCTGCGATTCTCTACCGCGCTGTACGCGAGCACAAAATTACCCTGAAAGATGTTCAGGAAGAGTTTGGCGAAACTGTTGGTAAACTGGTCAAAGGCGTACTGCGTATGGCGGCAATTAGCTACCAGCGCAATGAAGAGGAAAAGGTACTTGGTTCCCAAGCCACTGAACAGGCGGAGAAAATCCGCAAGATGTTGGTGGCCATGGTGGATGATGTGCGTATTGCGCTGATTAAACTGGCTGAGCGCACCTGCGCTATTCGTTCGGTCAAAAATGCAGAGCCCGATCGCCGACGTCAGGTCTCGCGTGAGGTGGCCGATATATACGCTCCGCTGGCCCATCGATTAGGAATTGGGCATATCAAGTGGGAGTTGGAAGACTTGTCTTTCCGGTATCTGCAACCGGATGATTACAAACGTATTGCCAAGTTGCTGGATGAGCGTCGGCTGGCTCGCCAGGAATATATCGACAATTTGCTCAATCTCTTGCGTGGCGAATTAAAAAAGGCCGATATTGAAGGTACTGTTGGCGGCCGCGCGAAGCATATCTACAGCATTTGGCGGAAGATGCAGCGCAAGGGAATTCCCTTTTCCCAAGTCTACGATATACGCGCCGTGCGCATCCTGGTGCCGAGTATTCGCGATTGCTATACCGTGCTCGGTATTGTTCATAGCTTATGGCGCAACATCCCCCACGAATTTGATGACTATATCGCCTCACCCAAAGAAAATGGCTATCGCTCGCTGCATACGGCGGTTTGGGGCCCGGAAAACAAGGTTTTGGAAATCCAGATTCGCACCCATGAAATGCATGAGGAGTCGGAGCTGGGAGTTTGCGCCCACTGGCGCTATAAGGGCACAGATACCAAATCCACACAGGATGCCTACGAGCAAAAAATATCCTGGTTGCGTCAAGTACTGGAGTGGCATGAAGAACTTGGCGGTGACAGCGCGCAACTGCAGGAAGATCTGCGCTCCGTCAATCAGGATCGTATCTACGTATTCACGCCGGAAGGCCATGTAGTGGATTTGCCTCGTACTGCAACGCCACTCGATTTCGCCTACAAAATCCATACAGATGTCGGCCATCGCTGCCGCGGCGCCAAGGTTAATAACCGCATAGTGCCTCTCAACTATCAATTGACAAATGCTGATCAGGTGGAAATCCTCACCGGCAAATTGGAATCGCCCAGTCGCGATTGGCTTAACGCTGCGCTTGGCTATGTGAATACACCGCGCGCTCGCGCCAAAATCCAACATTGGTTTAAGCAGCAGGCGCGCGATAAAAATATCGCCGAAGGTCAAGCGCTGCTGGATCGTGAGTTCAAACGTTTGGCATTGCTGGATCTGGATTTTGAAGAGCTGGCGAAAAAACTGCGTTTTAACTCGCTCGATGATTTATACGCAGCAGTGGGGGCTAGTGATATCGGTGTTGGGCAGGTATTAAATGCCGCCCAGAAACAATTGGATGAGGCTGATCCGCAACAGCCACTAATTCCCTTCAAGGCCAAAACACCGCGCCCGAAAAAAGATTCTGATTTTTATATCGAAGGTGTGGGTAACTTGCTTACCCAGATTGCCCACTGTTGTAACCCGGTACCCGGTGATGCAATTACCGGCTATATAACGCTGGGAAAAGGGGTATCCATTCACCGCCAGGATTGTTCCAATATTTTGCAGCTGCAAACCGACGAACCCCAGCGCATTATTAAGGTGGAGTGGGGTGATGCACCACAAAGCTTCTATTCGGTAGATGTAGTGATTGAGGCTTATGATCGTTACGGCTTGTTGAAGGATATTACTACGCTACTGGATCAGGAGCGCATCAATATTATTGCGTTGCAAACCTTATCGGATAAGCGCAAAAATACGGTAGACATGCAGGTGACGGTCGAGATTCGCAGCTTCGACGAACTAAGTCGCATACTCACCAAACTCAATCAGCTGCCTAACATCGCCTCTGCCCGGCGCAAGCATTAA
- the mazG gene encoding nucleoside triphosphate pyrophosphohydrolase, translating into MTAQYSLDDLLYLMARLRDPESGCPWDIKQDYASIAPSTLEEAYEVVDAIEKQDFVHLKEELGDLLFQVVFYSQLGKEEDRFEFEGVVSDLAAKLIRRHPHVFPEGTLQSRVDNRNTLPGDVKARWEAIKQQEREAKGVQGLLADIPLNLPALSRAAKLQKRAASVGFDWDDVYGPIAKVREELLEVEAELDSGDRQALEEELGDLLFAAVNIARYMKIDPEQALRLANQKFEYRFHFIEKSVGQPLEETSIHEMNRLWDLAKIS; encoded by the coding sequence ATGACCGCACAATATTCCCTGGATGATTTGCTGTATTTGATGGCGCGCCTCCGAGATCCGGAATCTGGTTGTCCTTGGGATATCAAACAGGATTACGCTAGCATCGCTCCTTCTACGCTTGAAGAGGCTTATGAAGTTGTGGATGCAATAGAAAAGCAGGACTTCGTTCATTTGAAAGAAGAGCTGGGAGATTTACTGTTTCAAGTTGTCTTTTATAGCCAGCTCGGTAAAGAAGAAGACCGCTTTGAATTTGAGGGAGTTGTGTCGGATCTGGCGGCTAAACTAATCCGCCGCCATCCTCATGTGTTTCCTGAGGGTACCTTGCAAAGCCGTGTCGATAATCGCAACACCTTGCCGGGCGATGTAAAAGCTCGCTGGGAGGCTATCAAGCAACAGGAGCGTGAAGCCAAAGGGGTGCAAGGGTTGTTGGCCGATATTCCATTGAACCTGCCAGCGCTAAGTCGTGCGGCGAAACTTCAAAAGCGGGCGGCTAGTGTAGGCTTTGATTGGGATGATGTTTACGGTCCCATTGCCAAGGTGCGGGAAGAATTACTGGAAGTTGAGGCAGAGTTGGACTCGGGAGACCGGCAAGCTCTGGAGGAGGAGCTGGGTGATCTGTTGTTTGCGGCGGTGAATATAGCGCGTTATATGAAAATTGATCCGGAGCAGGCCTTGCGCCTCGCCAATCAGAAGTTTGAGTATCGCTTTCATTTTATTGAAAAAAGTGTGGGCCAACCCCTGGAGGAAACCTCTATTCATGAAATGAACCGGCTATGGGATTTGGCTAAAATCTCTTGA
- a CDS encoding HD-GYP domain-containing protein has product MDRQEVKPGYVDKRLSTIKIHISELKIGMFVSRLDRDWQETPFLMQGFMIESLDDIDAVAEYSEHVWIDAVREEWIPPEERGVAGPPIPKVKSYINKIDAQKEHQAALGVFREAKKLTKSLLDDARLGGVVNTEQAKSTVKDCVGSILRNPDALIWMSRMRNEDEYTSEHCLNVCILSIAFGRHLGMSESELEKLGLCGLLHDVGKMRVPSNVLNKREELTDKEFNIIKAHTVHGRNLLMSSPGIPNATVDVAYSHHERVDGSGYPRKLKAAGISDFARIIAIVDAYDAMTGDRCYSRAIPGTDALKRIFDERGKHFDERLALEFIKCVGLYPPGSIVELINGLVGIVLETNYRYRHLPKIIVVKDLNKPLEKELILNLVDVEQKTLDKTHLIKRALCDGTHGIRLRDYREKGLTFTYG; this is encoded by the coding sequence TTGGATCGGCAAGAAGTAAAGCCGGGCTATGTGGATAAGCGTCTGAGTACTATCAAAATCCACATCTCAGAGCTGAAAATAGGCATGTTTGTGTCCAGGCTTGATCGCGACTGGCAGGAAACACCGTTTCTGATGCAAGGCTTTATGATTGAAAGCCTGGATGATATAGACGCCGTAGCGGAATACTCTGAACATGTCTGGATAGATGCGGTGCGCGAAGAGTGGATTCCCCCGGAGGAGCGGGGTGTCGCTGGTCCTCCCATTCCGAAAGTTAAATCCTACATCAACAAAATCGACGCCCAAAAGGAGCATCAAGCTGCTTTAGGGGTTTTTCGCGAAGCTAAAAAGCTTACCAAATCCCTGCTAGATGATGCCCGCCTTGGAGGGGTGGTTAATACAGAACAAGCAAAGTCAACGGTTAAAGATTGTGTGGGTAGTATATTGCGGAACCCGGACGCTCTTATCTGGATGTCGCGTATGCGCAATGAGGATGAATATACGTCCGAGCATTGCCTCAACGTGTGCATTCTCTCGATTGCTTTTGGCCGTCACTTAGGCATGAGTGAGTCGGAGCTGGAAAAATTAGGCTTGTGCGGGTTATTACACGACGTAGGCAAGATGCGTGTTCCCTCGAATGTGCTTAACAAGCGTGAAGAACTGACTGATAAAGAATTTAATATCATCAAGGCCCATACTGTGCATGGTCGCAACTTGTTGATGTCGTCACCGGGTATTCCCAATGCAACGGTAGACGTTGCCTACAGCCACCATGAACGTGTTGATGGTTCCGGCTATCCGCGAAAGCTGAAGGCTGCAGGTATTTCTGATTTTGCGCGAATTATCGCTATTGTTGATGCTTATGATGCAATGACGGGGGATCGCTGTTATTCGCGTGCGATTCCAGGAACCGATGCGCTCAAACGAATTTTTGATGAACGCGGTAAGCATTTTGATGAGCGTCTCGCTCTCGAGTTCATTAAATGCGTCGGCCTTTATCCTCCCGGTAGTATTGTTGAGCTCATCAATGGATTGGTGGGAATCGTTCTGGAAACCAACTACCGCTATCGTCATTTGCCTAAAATTATTGTGGTTAAAGATTTGAATAAGCCGTTGGAAAAGGAATTGATCCTTAATCTTGTGGATGTCGAGCAAAAAACCCTTGATAAAACCCACTTAATTAAACGTGCATTGTGCGATGGGACTCATGGGATACGTCTACGCGATTACCGGGAGAAAGGCTTGACCTTTACTTATGGTTAG